A single Entelurus aequoreus isolate RoL-2023_Sb linkage group LG11, RoL_Eaeq_v1.1, whole genome shotgun sequence DNA region contains:
- the gbp gene encoding glycogen synthase kinase binding protein — MPCRKENYIFLEQSVTVGSKEVDALVTKIGEALQLHNNSGGHQKKTVAVSCLHGLADAVKPAANFVVGGSTTTTTAAAAQKRQGCCMRLRNRGSSRASPYHIPGSSETEWDQIKPWSKKRTHADEDDPHRLLQELILSGNLIKEAVRRLQFPAADCGDFPKAADNVPC; from the coding sequence ATGCCTTGTCGGAAGGAGAACTACATCTTCCTGGAGCAGTCCGTCACGGTGGGCTCCAAGGAAGTGGACGCGCTGGTGACGAAGATCGGCGAGGCGCTGCAGCTCCACAACAATAGCGGCGGCCACCAGAAGAAGACCGTGGCCGTGTCGTGTCTGCACGGACTCGCCGACGCGGTCAAGCCGGCGGCCAACTTTGTCGTCGGCGGttcgacgacgacgacgacggcgGCGGCGGCTCAGAAACGCCAAGGCTGCTGCATGAGGCTACGGAACCGCGGGAGCAGCCGGGCGAGCCCGTACCACATCCCCGGGTCGAGCGAGACGGAATGGGaccaaatcaaaccgtggagcaAAAAGAGGACGCACGCCGACGAGGACGACCCGCACCGGTTGCTCCAGGAGCTCATCTTGTCCGGGAACTTGATTAAAGAGGCCGTGAGGAGGCTGCAGTTCCCGGCCGCGGACTGTGGAGACTTCCCCAAGGCGGCGGACAACGTGCCCTGCTGA